CAGGCCCACTCAAGTCCTGTATGTGCTGGCTGAGGGCTGTGCTCACACCTCTCCTGTGCTGGCAGCTGTGACCCGGGACTGCATTCTGGTGACAGGGGTGGGAACCAGTGAAGACCCGTTGATGGAGGCAGCATGTCCTGGTGGCTGAAGGGACAGTGAGTGAAGAGGGAAGGGAGGTGATGTGGCGGAGGAGAGAGAAGCTAAACCGCCCCATCTTGTGGTACATAAGGGGCATCTAGGAGGATAAACAGGAGAAAAACAGTGAGGCAATTGTGATTGTTTAAACTCATTAACGCTAGCTACAATGTTTTAGGATTTAGGTAACGAACAAAAAGGAAGACAGCCTATTACAGCCTCTTCTGGGCCTTGGATTTGACCGTCTTTCAAGCTAAAACATTCATTGTTAGCGGCGACAAAACTAAACACTAACAGCAAAGTTACAAAACTTGCCGTTGACCGTTTTAACGGTTACTACGTTCCACTGAACGTTACCGCCGCCGTTAACTTACGTCAATGCAATGTTAGCCCGTACTGTCAGTGTATACAGTTGTCAAAGATAAACCTAATAAACAATTTAGACAAAAATGTTAATGAAGTTTGAAACGACAATTCACGCTGACCTCGTACCAGCTGAACGGAGGTGTTACAGGTTACATGGTCCACGGttgtttcattcattctcttCCTGTTTCCGCTGACGTATGGCACCGCCCCCCACAAATACTTCCGTCATAcatttacacaataaaaaaatatcttctaaactctaaaaataaagatatgaaCAAAACGTAACGGCAtatatcaaacatgtaaaataaactCAATATTACAAGATGTGGATAAAATTAACGccgcaaataaaaacaaattgatGACAGTGGACAACTTCagccagcagatggcagcagagGTCAATTTTTGCatcacatctgaaaaaaaaacaagctggcTCCTTTGAATGCTTGAtgatattttgttgtgtttctcaAATTGCTAAATTGTAGCCTATTTGCGGGTAGCCAATGTGTGCTTTCCCTCACTGAACATTTCCACTGActttttgtccaaaaatgaGCAGTTGGGCCCCTGTTAACTCTCACATTCCTATATAGTAATATTACATAGCCTTGGGTTGGCTGTGTGGAAGTTTAACACAAATTAATTTAGGAATATGCACCAtgcaaaacaattttaaataattcagGTCTTAAAGCTATATATCAACAAAGGGCTTCAAGATGGGGTAATAAAGTAGGACCCAGTTGTCAAGGTCATTATTGTGTCAGTTGACATTGTGCTTTAGTGGTGcatatttctgtatttccaAACAACATTGcagttaatcaaattaccacaacaCAACTGCCACACAGTAAACCTGCCTTCTGGGGCCTTCGGGGGTGTCTGGTATGCTTTGCCCAGTAGGTAATCCAGAATTGGTTCTTGTAACGTTAATGAATGTTTGGTGTACAGTTTGACTTTATCATGCTTTTTGAATTTCTAATTGTCAACACTTGTTTATCCTCATTGTTTCATTGGTTATATTCTTTAAACacatgaagcttttttttttttagagaggcCTTTCATAGTCAAAGCTACTTAAACAATTACACTCAAACGGTGTAATTGTTAAGAACTTTGTTGTTAGGCTCTTGGATATTAtagacaataaaacaataagaaattCGTAGGCCTACATTAGCATATATTTAGTAAAACACTAGAAGTTAGAGtttaaatattacagtaaaaacaaatctgaagAATCAGCACCCGCAGAGTCAGACACAGACTACACCTGGAGAAACTGCAACAGAGACCGCCACTGGAGAATTGGGCTGTTCAGCCACAGCAGGTGCTGCAACTCAACCACAGACTAATCCTTGGCGCATATTCCATTGTCttgtgagacagaaagaagccaacaacaacaacaaaaaaaccccaaataaaataagaatacGTACAGCCAACAAGAATACACAAAAactgtatacacacagacatctttatgtgtcttaaaacaatagtgagATGCCCATATGTACATGACAAGaggtttttctcgctgtaatcattcctcctgctaaTACTGGTCATTAAAAGATCCCATCCTGTGCTTACACTGTAAGTGATGTGGGACAGAATCCACAGTCCATgttttttgcaaatatttatttaaaagtttttctgaagtctatatgaggcttcagcactCTGAGTTGGTTTAATCAAGCAGATGTCCTcaaaagttagtctttttagtataaaattccttccctttctttccctgttgagctgcagaggaaggatggtaacagaaagagggaatttgatactaacgactgtaactttgaaagatatccacttgatttgactaatttggacagctgaagcttcatatttgtTTCAAAcgaacttttaaatacatttttgcacagaagtaggactgtggattttgtcccccatcacttacattggaaaCACATTAAGAGGAGAGCTGTTAATggccagtgtgaacaggaagaaGGATATACAGCAGGAAAAACCTTATaccagtgttcatttgggcaccagactattgttttaagacagaattgaaaaattgtgaacccgccCTTTAAGGAAAGAGATCCTTTGGTTCTATACTGCTTGTACTGGCAGTGTTTATCTTAAGTATATCATACACTTTCTCCATCCACCTATTGCTGTTTAGTTAAAtagagaaacagaacagatagaTACTAGAACCACTTCTATGATACACAGAACATTGGGCAATGAGACAGCTTGGATAGACTGCCAGTACATCGCAGGCCTGTAACACTCGGGGTAGACGAACACTCACTGACATCTTAAGTCATAGACATCCTGAATTTCCAGTCCACCTGACGTGCCTGTCTGTGGAATTTGGGAGAAACATGCAAACTCTTGGGAGGCCGCAGTACTAACCTCCGTGCAACCATGCCACCCAAGTCATGTACAGTCAAATGAAACTCCTGCacgcataaacacacatttcagtcaGTGATTTCCAAGGGAGCTTCCTGGAAGCTGGTTGTAACTGTGCCAGGCCTGTCACAATGTGTCCCATAAAACAAGGgaaaacacattatttcatgtattttcatgcCATTTACTGGAAAATGCAATTACGCTTAACATTAGTGCAGTTGGCTTTCAGATGCACTTGTAATTGTTGTGCCTCCCTAATTGAAGGTCTTCctctagacacacacacacacagacactaagAGTTTGGTTGATGTTTTTGAAAATCCCTGACAATGCCATGAAGCATATTTTCTTAGCATGGGTGGCCtataattaaacacacacacacaatgacacactaacacgcacacacacaaacatgcccTGACTGTTCATaaaagagacagacatgttGCAAGTAATGAAACAAATTTATTTGAATCTTCCAGTAGAGACTTGATATTCATGGAATAAAACTGCTTTTCTGGGAGTTTTACTgagcaaaaacaggaaaaaaaaaggagaaaaacaaaacaaaacaaagaggtgaaagtgcagacaaacaaaacagaaaacaagttcaaaaatacaaaaagaatgTAAAGAGTATAACAGTTTAATAGCAAGTAAGATTGCTCAAAGCATAAAAGAACTGAATGGCAATAtctgcattttattaaaaaaaatcatattggGACATCAGTAACTGATTTCTCAGTCAACAATTAAAATTTGAATGCTCAACATCTTCCCATAACAGTCATTTAACAAGTTTTGCTCAGTCAATGTAGTAAGAGAATGAAGCACAGtcactgaaatatttatgtCCTCAATGTGACTCCGTACTTGACACATTTGATTTCGCTGTAGTGTATACAGTAAGGGACTAATTAAGCTGCACTTGTACTTGCCTCTGCTTGGTGTTCAGCTACCAGTCTTAAATGTGTAGCACTACACTAACCAAACTATGCTTTGCAAAACCAGACTGCACAGCACATATTCTAGTAGTGAATATATCTAAACActagtctttttttctttaaaattcatttgaaaCACAAGTGTAAAACAAGATGAGCAACATTTAAACattagtctttttttgtctgaaatgCCCTTTTAGTGCCATGCCCCACACTAAACCCCACCCTAAACTCTCATACTCCCCCTAATTTTTTCCCTCGTATTATTTTCTCATGATTTGTGATATGGGATTTCATTTTGATGTTATAGTAACTTTGCACTGCTTTAATTCATTTAGCTCTACCTTAAAAAAGAACACTTTGAGGAAACAGCATACTTATTTAAGTATCTGGAGATGATTAAAATTTTTCAGTCATACTGGTCATCCTCCAAGTCCCTGCTAACTTTGTACATATCATAAGTACATTTCATGTCAACTTCATTGCAGTCAGACAGTAGAGAGCAGCCGACTGCAATTTTGGTGACCTGGAATGTCCCATAATTATTGTAACTACACATGTATATCTGGATTTCCGAGGGAATATTTAGATGCAAACTAGTCACCATGAGTCAGAATAATAGaacaatgaaaaagagaaattgtGGGAGCAAGATACTTGCATCATGATGAGTGTGATGGTCTAATTATTACAGTTGGTCACAAAGATCAAGTATCTTCCAGTTGCATCACGCTCACTTTGCTTACTCCTCTCCCAGTCTGTAAATGTGCCCAATTCAGACGTCCTTCAAGTAGAGAACAAACCAATCCATTTAACAACCCGCCCAGCCTTACGGGTCCAAGATCAGCTTGTGTTTCAGTCAAAACCTCATCAGTTACCAGAAAAAGCAGATTGGCTGAAACACAAGCCAGTCTGGGACCAGCTAGCCCCTATTCTTGCTACTTAGACCAAAATGCTGGGGTATGGACAGCCACAGGGCTGAGGACAGTGAAGCCTAGGACACAGAGGATATAGGGTTGTGGGGGGAACCCATCTGGGTTAGCACCTTATCCAACCACTGCAGGGGACCATGCAGGTGAATCTCAATCCAGCAGGGTGTGCTGGTCACATCTTGGCGGTGGTACTCTGCTCCCCAGCCCTGgaacaaatggaaaaacatgGCTTAGTATAAGAATCGGgacacaaatgtttttctttcacctgatttgttgtttgttgattcTTTTATTATTTGGACTGACAAATATTAATACCAAGTTTTACTTTAGTCCATGTAAATACTTGACTCTGTATCAAGATGTTCCATGTTTAGGCTGATATAAACAACTCAGAATGTCAAACGGGTTttaaaagaaagacatttttacagacAGCAAAGTAGTGGTAGCTGATGTTGGGTACTAACAACAGACAAGACtcactgtttttacattttgtcatttggcaaacgcttttatccaaagcgacataCAAGCAaggcaagacaatcaagcaTTAAAGGACAGTGACTCAAAAACAGCCGCGGTACAAAGTAGCTGACCAATTATTAGAGTAAGAAACGACTATAAGTAGACAAGTGCATAAGAAACAACAAAGTggtgcaacaatcaacaaagtgctAAAGGTTGAGGGACTCAAGTGTTGAAGTGTGGTTTTTAGAGATTTTAAGGAAACATACCATTTCAAATGGAGCAGATTGGTTTAAACTTACAGTATTTTCAACCTGATTTTACATCCTCAAGCATCCAAAAGTTGTAAATTTTAATCTCAGAAAATACTGTTTGCTGCACTTTACATCGTAACACATAATCTTGTGATTAGAATAGTAAATAGAAAATGCATCCAGTAGTAAAGGGAAAAGAGGAACGTTTGAGGAAACTCAAATGAGCTGTTCATTGTATGCATCATGATAGTCAGTCTGCAGATGTTGATTAAAATTGAGATTTTGTGTTACTGATCTTTGAAATCCAATGTTCACTAGTgtttaataatcaaaataattgaaTTTCTACAAGCTGAGAGCCCGAACAACAAAGAAGTTGATTTTAAGaattaaaaatgactcaactgTAGAACTCAACTCATAGTCAGTTGATGCCAAGTGTACTAAGTTATATATCAATATTAGGCagtccaaaaaaatcaatactgtTCTTTCCTCTCATTTAAATCTGAAAACCTACCTTAACAAAGCTCATACGGATGGTACACATCTTGGTGAGCTCATAAACAGCCTCAAAGCCGTGGTTAACAGACTGGGCCAGCAGTTCAGCAAACTCCTGGTTGTTGAAAATCTTCAGGCTGCAGCCGCTGGGAATCTTACACACAGTTGTGGGATGGAAGCCGTGGTGGTAGTTACAGTTACGACTCTGGACGAAGATACTGCTATCACTCAGACATTCTGCGTACACCTCACCACCAACGTAATACAAATGGACACCtaagaagaagcagcagaggaTAAAGCGTTGGTTACTTTCAATGACAAAAGCAAAGGCCCCCAAAAAATTAGTGTGGTCAATCTAAAATCAATACACTAAAATGTTTACTcaatttgttgttattgttttgttctaCTCTAGATCCCAATCCCAACATCTATTGACAACATTAATTGATTTAGTCTTGTCTGTTGACAGTCAGTGCACTGCAGTCATTGACAGGCTTTGCATACTGCACCTTTGCCGATGTGCCGCCGGGTGTTCTCAATGGTGGAGTTGCGGTTCACGTTGGAGAGCAGGCCGAGGCAGAATCGGTTGCGGTTATTGGAGGGATCTGTGAAACCGTCAACGAGCACGCTGGTGGAGGAAGCCTGGAACGCCTCTCCGACACGATTGTTGAGCTCGTAGTAAACAATAGAGCACCAGTGCTTGGGTTCCTCATAGGCCACAGGCTGCACATCTGCACAGGAAACACATTAACAGGTCACAGGAGTGAGCTGAGCACAATGtacatgcacagacagacacagacacatttaatgCACATTTAAGACTCCTCTGTGCTGACTCCTGTGCAGACAAGCTGCCAGGAGCCAATGATGCCAGTAGAGGCACAGCTATAAATCTTACTCATCCGGACAGTTATTTCTTCCAAATTGTCCCATGTAGCCCATAATAGAGATCTGAATAAACATATAAGACCCACTGGCAAAATTTGTGTAGATTTATGCTGACCAAAATCGGTGCAGATGCATCCCAAAGCATGCAGACTGTCTGTGGTCTGTGTGCCAACCTTTATTGAGCAGTCAAACAGTCAATAGAAGGTGCCTGGCCATGCCCTGTGTGCCTGGTATCTCGGATGAGGCAGTGCCAGCTGGCCTCACCCTCTCTGAGAGAGGAATAAATCGTGTTTATCTAAGCGCATACTTCTCCTGAACTTCCTCTGTAGCGTGGCACTGGCTAGCAggtgtgttttgtctgtccCCTTCCCAGAGCTGGCCTACAATAGAAACCAGCTCCTCTGTACAGGATGCAGCTTGtggaaaagaaattaaaaactcCCCAAACTCCCACTTCCAGCAAACATTTCAACAGCTCTTCCCGCAAATGCTGTCACCATGTGTGGGCACAATTTTTGGTCCTTGAGTGTATGATGATACAGAAGTacaaatattttgtgtgtaagGGGTGGAAAACAAACTTTCTGGCAGCTGTTATTCCAATGTGAAGTGAGAATAATTACACTGCAAACATCTGCATGGTGTGTACCCTACAGCAGCCTCTTACTATTTTTCCTGAAAATTTAACCATTGAAGGAACAttttggtttattacaacttgggtcttatttctgttgtttagGTCATTGTTTCTATCTGTTATAACTTCATGCTCACCAAAATAACTGCTACAATGATATATAACCCTAAcctaaagtgaaaaaaatacaagcaaGCAATGggacaggttgtaaacaagccaacagtttaaCCAGAATATCTGAATCAGACGTTCCCACTCAGTGGATCTCGACCCCAacaaagggtcacaagatgatgTACCAGAGTATAAATtgaggaaaaacacaatttttctACACAAAGTTGTTGGTTTTCACAGTATTTTCTTATGAAATACTATAATACTAATAGTTTACATTTTAAGGCCTCTAAAATTCTGAGGAGGGAAAATCACTCTTTGACTGCACTGCTCGCAACTCACAGACATGCACATTGTGATGAAGAGTCCAAAGTAAACATTGCTTTGTTATTAAGAGGTCACAAGCAACAATGCTTAGAACCACTTATCTAAATTACTTTATCTAGAGATAAAACTTTAAAGTGAGCACACTTGAAACAATCCCTCACTGCACATGAAAACTGTGCATaggtctgtaaactgtgatggatgctTACAAAGGACAGTTAAATTTaccatttgtgtttcttttctcttggaAATATGTTTGGCTAATTTGGGCTTTTGTTTGAAACCTTACTCAACCAGACTTTTAGTGATGCTGTTCCAAGTTCTCAGAAAATAACTTGGTGACTGCATtcttattattactgatagaatATATGGCTAACACTACAAGAATTACggaatttccctttaaatcGGATGGCCCTTGAATCCAGTACATGTCCATTTTAGGGTCTATTACGAATTCATGAATGCAGGGTTCAGATGTGTCTGTCTAgtacaataaaagcaaaaccacAGAGTCGAGATAGCAGCAATTATTGCACCACATTTCAGATCTGAAAGTTGGAGGTAATTAGTGAATCTTATCGTTAACGAGTTTCAAGTCATTACCACCAGCAGAGATGACATAAGCCCTGGCTTTTATAGGCCTCATAAAACTGTTCTGAGGCCTGGCTTAATTTGCTGAGGCTTTGAGCTTCCCCTGCGCTCACACCCACAGAGCCTCACTGTAAACTAGCACACTGTTCAGGTTTTATCTGTCAGGACATGGTATACAAACGCAACtgaggtttttattttcatgagtTTGGAGTTTGACCACAGGAgagaataaaactttaaaaacaacaaggtTTCCCAGAAATTTGCACCTGCAGATCAAGGAGAGCAGGTGCAGACAGCTTTATGTGGATGATATCACTGTGAACACAAGGACATTTGTGTATTTGAGATAGTTACTGCCATGGTTACCTGCCCGGTTGTTACTCTCTAAGGGCAAGGGTGGTGCCATGAGGTTGGTGTCCATTGGCTGGGGGCAATCTTGAGTCATCTGCTCCTCTGGGGGCATGTAGGCAGGAGGGGGAGTCTCTGCATCAGGGAGGAGGCAGAACAAAGAGCAGAGAAATTAATTGTTGTAGTTCAGtatggagggagaggagggaagtggaAGATAATAACTACAGATCTTACCTGGCATCTGGAATGGACTGCTGGGCTCGGAGCTGGATGGTGAATGAGGGAAGGTGACGTTGCTGCCGCTTCCCGGCGAGTTTGGGTAGCTGTTTCCCGGCGAATTGGGGAAAGGCATTGTGTTGGCCTGAGGAAAGGATTCTGGGAAGGTGGCATTCTGTGGCATGTGCGGCTCATTCTGTTGTAGAGGATTGCGGAAGCGAGGCAACATCGTATGCTTGGCATTAAACTCACTGTTCCTTGGTACCAACACAGGGGGCAGCACTGaggacaaagacagacaaaaatggttaaaacagAAAGCGCTTCAATGCCTCAGAAACTCTCCAACCAATCCTTTTAGTCAAATAAAACTGTACTTCACGAATAATTTCAtgcttttttcagtttcatattCTTGTAACAGTTAGTAAAGGAAAAAGTATCAGGCTTTTAAAAATCATATCATATTGTTTGACCCCATAGATGATATTGACTGTGTTGACTTTATCTTTGAATCTCTAGAGGTCAGCCTGAATGCAGGTAATACTGCTAACTCCAAAATTCTGAAAACACAattatacaattattttcattattgattgatctgtatttatgttttaactaATCAAATAACCCTTTAGTctatataatgtcagaaaataatgaagaaTGCCCATCATAATTTGCCAGGGTCCAAGGTGACAACCTCTGATTGCTTTTCTTTGGTCTATCCAACAATACAAAATTGACAGATATTCgatttgattttttgtttcatGACTTGCACTAATGTGCCGTGTATTAATGCAGCACTATCATTGTTAGGGGTGTAACGGTTCATCCCGAACCGTTCGGTACAGGATGTTTGGTTTGGTACGCGACTTTCCTCGCTTCGGTATGCTCCTTGATTCAAACAATTAcagtcaaaatagtttaataatccactcaCTCTGACATGCGCAACAATATAAATTCTAGTGCTTGAGTTCCACCCGGAacgttttggcagtgcaccacttcGCTGTAGCTTGCGGGTAGCATGCACATGGATTTATGCCCGCCAACTTAGccaagttaccctggttacccacGCTCATGTAGTGTCGCTGTCaccattattattaaaatatgtgccGTTATCACTGTATATTGTGTCTCCCCCGTGAGAGGGGGGGAGTGGGGCGTGGATGTGTGAGGCAAGAGGGCAGGAGTTGCTCAGTGACATCCACTGGCCAGAGaagaatgatgatgataataataataataataataataataacaataataataatgatagtgagagaaagacaaacagtgctgtctgtgtttaacttggtttattttcacatgaagaCAGTTTTAGAAGACGGAGAGATTTCCTCCAGCAGGGCAGTGCTGCTGTTGGCTGCTGAAACTAAAACTGTCTCAATCAGCATATATTTGAAAACGGGCGTGGACGGGCTGCACTGTTTCACAGACTCACACTGGGTGGGGGCTGGGGGAGGTGACTGTTAACTTTCTACTGTTCATATAATTTTCATGATGTAGAGAATAAGTTTCATGAACTCCCAAATGGTCCATTCTATGTCAGCATTGGCCCCGCCTTTTCAAGGCTGATTTTAAATAGTAGATGACAGGTTGAACCATTTTCAACCAATGAAACGCcgatttttataaatttggtgtcaatgtcaatattaacaccagcattAATGTGTTTCATCAAAGCACAGACAAGTgtacagctcaaaaaacatgtttaaatgtgcaGTATTTAAGTTAATTACTGATgggttttattgtattttgtttcttaCATATTTCCTTGACtgtctttttctcattatttcagGGGTTATGTAACTTAGCTGATGTAACACCACAATTTTCCAATTGGGTTTTAATGAAGAAATTTACATATTCATCTTTGTTTATAAAACAAATCTTTTCACCACTAGACAATCACAAttacacacacgcatgcaaaCATAAAGACACAAACTCAATAAGTACTGAGTTCTTTAATTGTAGTATAATACAGAAATCTCTTTCTGGCACTCTCCATCATTCTACGTTCAGGGCGCAGATGTCCCTGCATTTTCCAAATGTCAGCTTCCAGCCTGTTGGTCTTAGCCAGCAGTATTTGGCCCAGACTCTCAGATTTTGAGGCGAGCCAATCTTGAGGAATTCATCACTTGGGGTAAATATCCTGGCTGATGTGAGGGCTATTCAGGTGCAGTACATACAAACCACAGAGATACGCTCCACTTGTGTCTATAAATACCTGCCCAGATAAATAAAGCTTGTGCTGAAATTTTAGATGGGGCCCGCGCCGCTGTCAGTGTTCCTGCAGGTAGCCCATGTGTGCTGCAGCAGGCCAATGCATCAATGTAGCAGTTTATTTCAAAGGTTATATGTAGAGCAGGCGGACAGCTGTGGTGTTTGGT
The DNA window shown above is from Thunnus maccoyii chromosome 2, fThuMac1.1, whole genome shotgun sequence and carries:
- the smad1 gene encoding mothers against decapentaplegic homolog 1, producing the protein MNVTSLFSFTSPAVKRLLGWKQGDEEEKWAEKAVDALVKKLKKKKGAMEELERALSCPGQPSNCVTIPRSLDGRLQVSHRKGLPHVIYCRVWRWPDLQSHHELKALECCEYPFGSKQKDVCINPYHYKRVDSPVLPPVLVPRNSEFNAKHTMLPRFRNPLQQNEPHMPQNATFPESFPQANTMPFPNSPGNSYPNSPGSGSNVTFPHSPSSSEPSSPFQMPETPPPAYMPPEEQMTQDCPQPMDTNLMAPPLPLESNNRADVQPVAYEEPKHWCSIVYYELNNRVGEAFQASSTSVLVDGFTDPSNNRNRFCLGLLSNVNRNSTIENTRRHIGKGVHLYYVGGEVYAECLSDSSIFVQSRNCNYHHGFHPTTVCKIPSGCSLKIFNNQEFAELLAQSVNHGFEAVYELTKMCTIRMSFVKGWGAEYHRQDVTSTPCWIEIHLHGPLQWLDKVLTQMGSPHNPISSVS